A region of Candidatus Aminicenantes bacterium DNA encodes the following proteins:
- a CDS encoding thioredoxin family protein has translation MRKLALAIALILPLVLSASPLSARTEEPIVKAVVLAPASPLKAGGTTILDLEVGIRAPYHINSDQPSEAYLIGSTLDFKPRKGVTFGKISFPMAQNKKFSFSDNPLSIFEGTIKVQVEVNLAADFAGRELVVEGTFGYQACDDQSCQPPTDAAFKKALPVVGGAPAAVNPSIAKPEDKKPVDKPTEKQVVPATTTPPTTNPDAGKAETQTVSPTVDEKKSPEVKAAVPATPAPAAVKPAGGINFGGQGLLLTFLLVFVGGLALNLTPCIYPLIPITISYFGGQAEGKKGGVVLHSFVYVLGMAMTYSILGVVAAFTGSLFGAALTYPPVLIAIALVMILLSLSMFDVYEFRMPAFLNKAAGTSKKGYFGTFFMGLTVGIIAAPCIGPFVLGLLTYVGNTRNVLLGFSLFFVLAMGLGVPFLLLGIFSGSINKIPRSGAWMVWVRRVFGFILVGMAFYFVKSLMPNPIYYHLSVALTALVAGIYLAWIEPTKSMGKVFPFVRNVFGVIFLVLALVFAVNGIRGYTDEQLNTRLQALAAAGGQIKLDVINWIPYSEEALADALKSGKPVFIDSTADWCIACHELDKKTYSQAEIIAMADKFIMLRADLTRNGDEKVKAFYEKFAAKGAPTLIWLKPDGTEITELRGVGFENKDVFLGKMKQALTASGL, from the coding sequence ATGAGAAAGCTCGCCCTCGCCATAGCCCTGATTCTCCCCCTTGTTCTATCCGCAAGCCCGCTCTCGGCCCGGACCGAGGAGCCCATCGTCAAAGCGGTCGTTCTGGCCCCCGCGTCCCCGCTCAAGGCCGGCGGCACGACGATCCTCGACCTCGAAGTCGGCATCCGGGCGCCGTACCATATCAACTCCGACCAGCCCTCCGAGGCCTACCTCATTGGGTCCACACTCGACTTCAAGCCGCGCAAGGGTGTCACGTTCGGCAAGATCAGCTTCCCTATGGCCCAGAACAAGAAATTCTCGTTCTCGGACAATCCGCTATCGATTTTCGAGGGCACCATCAAGGTCCAGGTCGAGGTCAACCTGGCCGCTGATTTCGCCGGCCGGGAGCTCGTCGTCGAAGGCACGTTCGGATATCAAGCTTGCGACGACCAGTCCTGCCAGCCGCCGACCGACGCCGCCTTCAAAAAGGCTCTCCCTGTCGTGGGCGGCGCGCCCGCGGCGGTGAATCCTTCGATCGCGAAGCCCGAGGACAAGAAGCCTGTCGACAAGCCCACCGAAAAACAGGTCGTTCCCGCAACGACGACGCCGCCGACGACTAATCCCGACGCTGGAAAGGCAGAGACTCAAACCGTTTCTCCCACCGTGGACGAGAAGAAATCCCCCGAAGTGAAAGCCGCCGTTCCCGCGACACCGGCCCCGGCCGCGGTCAAACCGGCGGGCGGCATCAACTTCGGCGGTCAAGGCCTGCTGCTGACCTTTCTGCTGGTCTTTGTGGGCGGACTGGCCCTGAACCTGACTCCCTGCATCTACCCGCTGATCCCGATCACCATCAGCTATTTCGGCGGCCAGGCCGAAGGCAAGAAAGGCGGTGTCGTCCTTCATTCGTTCGTCTACGTCCTGGGCATGGCTATGACCTATTCCATCCTCGGGGTGGTTGCCGCTTTCACCGGCAGCCTGTTCGGCGCGGCCCTGACCTACCCGCCGGTTCTCATCGCCATCGCCCTGGTTATGATTCTCCTTTCGCTCAGCATGTTCGACGTCTACGAGTTCCGTATGCCGGCCTTCCTGAACAAGGCCGCGGGCACGTCCAAGAAGGGCTACTTCGGCACCTTCTTCATGGGCCTGACGGTCGGCATCATCGCCGCGCCGTGCATCGGCCCGTTCGTCCTCGGCTTGCTGACCTACGTCGGCAACACGCGCAACGTGCTCCTGGGCTTTTCGCTCTTCTTCGTCCTGGCCATGGGCCTGGGCGTGCCGTTCCTTTTGCTCGGCATCTTCTCCGGCAGCATCAACAAGATCCCGCGCTCGGGCGCCTGGATGGTCTGGGTCCGGCGGGTTTTCGGCTTCATCCTGGTCGGCATGGCCTTCTACTTCGTCAAGTCGCTGATGCCGAACCCGATCTACTACCACCTCTCCGTGGCCCTGACCGCGCTGGTGGCCGGGATCTACCTGGCCTGGATCGAGCCGACCAAGAGCATGGGCAAGGTCTTCCCCTTCGTTCGCAACGTCTTCGGCGTGATCTTTCTCGTCCTGGCCCTCGTCTTCGCAGTCAACGGCATCCGCGGCTACACGGACGAGCAGTTGAACACCCGGCTGCAGGCCCTGGCCGCGGCCGGCGGGCAGATCAAGCTCGACGTCATCAACTGGATTCCCTATTCCGAGGAAGCCCTGGCCGACGCGCTCAAGTCGGGCAAGCCGGTCTTCATCGACTCGACGGCTGACTGGTGCATCGCTTGCCACGAGCTGGATAAAAAGACCTATTCCCAAGCCGAGATCATCGCCATGGCCGACAAGTTCATCATGTTACGGGCCGACCTGACCCGCAACGGCGACGAGAAGGTCAAGGCCTTCTACGAGAAGTTCGCCGCCAAGGGGGCGCCGACGCTCATCTGGCTGAAGCCCGACGGAACGGAGATCACGGAGCTGCGCGGCGTGGGATTCGAAAACAAGGACGTCTTCCTGGGCAAGATGAAGCAGGCCTTGACTGCCTCCGGGCTTTAA
- a CDS encoding ribonucleoside-triphosphate reductase — MALIDDIRAYAGSIGAECKDKHGKGELTRLVAERKAFLSKKKLVYSAKFEIDETAKTISFVEMLKESGAGLDGGSGFQTETYKTGAKTRQGMIAEQSVLFGKTYVYQFEFGKVPAEIRRLAEAAGYRFIPA; from the coding sequence ATGGCCCTCATCGACGACATCCGAGCCTATGCCGGCTCGATCGGCGCGGAATGCAAGGACAAGCACGGCAAGGGCGAGCTGACCCGCCTGGTGGCCGAACGGAAGGCGTTTTTGTCCAAGAAGAAGCTCGTCTATTCGGCCAAGTTCGAGATCGACGAAACGGCCAAGACGATCTCCTTCGTGGAGATGCTCAAAGAGTCGGGCGCCGGGCTGGACGGCGGCTCCGGCTTCCAGACCGAAACCTATAAAACCGGCGCCAAGACGCGCCAGGGGATGATCGCGGAGCAATCGGTTCTCTTCGGCAAGACCTACGTCTACCAGTTCGAGTTCGGCAAAGTCCCGGCCGAAATCCGCCGGCTGGCCGAGGCGGCCGGGTATCGGTTCATTCCCGCCTGA
- a CDS encoding AraC family transcriptional regulator, whose translation MLPTDKGHALRAEYMARINRVIDHIDKHIGEPLRLEDLARVANFSPFHFHRVFGALVGETVNSWVQRRRGEMAAAALLANAATPITTIAIDYGYLGSDAFARAFRDRFGMSASEWRTGGAEEWRKNRQTDRKDGQAGDGASGYDGGEITATRRPFMDKSKFKVEVREAPEMTVAYARHIGPFQGMGEAFQKLMRWAGPRGLLRFPQTKVLGVYHDSPEITETDKLRSDACITVPAETKVDGEIGKMTIPGGLFAVAHAEIAPDEFGQAWDALMRDWFPESGYQPDDRLCYELYLNEPQNHPEGKFIIEIHEPIRPL comes from the coding sequence ATGCTGCCTACCGACAAAGGCCACGCCCTGCGGGCCGAATACATGGCCCGCATCAATCGGGTCATCGACCACATCGACAAGCACATCGGCGAGCCGCTGCGGCTCGAGGACCTAGCCAGGGTGGCCAACTTCTCCCCCTTCCACTTCCACCGCGTCTTCGGCGCCCTGGTCGGCGAGACGGTCAACTCCTGGGTCCAACGGCGGCGGGGCGAGATGGCCGCGGCCGCCTTGCTCGCCAACGCGGCCACCCCGATCACGACGATCGCCATCGATTACGGCTATTTGGGCTCGGACGCCTTCGCCCGGGCCTTCCGCGACCGCTTCGGGATGAGCGCCTCGGAATGGCGGACCGGGGGAGCCGAAGAATGGCGCAAGAATCGTCAAACGGACCGCAAGGACGGCCAAGCGGGAGACGGGGCCTCCGGGTATGATGGCGGCGAAATCACCGCTACCAGGAGGCCCTTCATGGACAAATCGAAGTTCAAGGTCGAAGTCAGGGAAGCGCCGGAGATGACGGTCGCCTACGCCCGCCATATCGGGCCGTTCCAGGGCATGGGCGAGGCGTTCCAGAAGCTGATGCGCTGGGCCGGGCCGCGCGGGCTGCTTCGCTTCCCCCAGACCAAGGTGCTGGGCGTCTATCATGACAGCCCGGAAATCACGGAGACGGACAAGCTCCGCTCGGACGCCTGCATCACCGTGCCCGCCGAGACCAAGGTCGACGGCGAGATCGGCAAGATGACCATCCCCGGCGGGCTGTTCGCGGTGGCCCACGCCGAGATCGCCCCGGACGAGTTCGGCCAGGCTTGGGACGCGCTGATGCGCGATTGGTTTCCCGAGAGCGGCTACCAGCCGGACGATCGGCTCTGCTACGAGCTCTATCTCAACGAGCCGCAGAACCATCCCGAAGGCAAGTTCATCATCGAGATCCACGAGCCGATCCGGCCGCTGTGA
- a CDS encoding GyrI-like domain-containing protein, with translation MNKKIAFLFVFIAALTWSAFAQQPPSDDSLKAPRLTTKADQKMLVVEAKGDPNTAGQAAFGLLFKTFFSLPGVQMAPPRARWSSPDFGQDSKSEWVGYYALPLPESVTGLPAGLQGVKIEVWKYGEVAEVLYLGPYDKEAPTIAALHKFIADKGYGIAGMHEEEYLVGPGMGNTPPEAYRTIIRYQIKKK, from the coding sequence ATGAACAAGAAAATCGCCTTTCTTTTTGTTTTCATCGCCGCCCTGACGTGGTCGGCCTTCGCCCAGCAGCCGCCCAGCGACGATTCGTTGAAAGCGCCGCGCCTGACGACCAAGGCCGACCAGAAGATGCTCGTGGTCGAGGCTAAGGGCGACCCCAACACCGCGGGCCAAGCGGCCTTCGGGCTCCTGTTCAAGACGTTCTTCAGCCTGCCCGGCGTCCAGATGGCCCCGCCGCGAGCCCGCTGGTCCAGCCCCGACTTCGGCCAAGACTCCAAATCCGAGTGGGTCGGGTATTACGCCCTGCCGCTGCCCGAATCCGTCACCGGGCTGCCCGCGGGGTTGCAGGGCGTCAAGATCGAGGTTTGGAAGTACGGCGAAGTGGCCGAGGTTCTCTATCTCGGCCCTTACGATAAAGAGGCGCCGACCATAGCAGCTTTGCACAAGTTCATCGCCGACAAAGGCTATGGGATCGCGGGTATGCACGAGGAAGAGTATCTCGTCGGCCCCGGCATGGGCAACACTCCGCCCGAAGCCTACCGGACGATCATCCGGTACCAGATCAAGAAGAAGTAG
- a CDS encoding PIN domain-containing protein — translation MITAVDTNILLDVLISGSPHAEASKTALDAYNAKGRLVVCEIVVAELAGQFSAADDVQAFLGESGIRVSHFEPRAIHLAGILWRKYGEKSEKPVCSSCGGLQPDRSRIIPDFLIGAHALIQADALLTRDRGFYTNNFQGLKILA, via the coding sequence GTGATCACGGCAGTCGATACGAATATTCTTTTGGATGTCTTGATATCGGGATCGCCTCACGCAGAAGCTTCGAAAACCGCGCTGGATGCCTATAACGCCAAAGGACGTCTCGTCGTCTGCGAAATCGTCGTCGCGGAGCTGGCGGGCCAGTTCTCCGCGGCCGATGATGTTCAAGCCTTCTTGGGAGAATCCGGAATCCGGGTGTCCCATTTCGAGCCAAGGGCGATTCATTTGGCGGGAATCTTGTGGCGCAAGTATGGCGAGAAATCCGAAAAACCCGTTTGTTCGTCATGTGGCGGTCTGCAGCCGGACCGATCGCGAATCATCCCCGATTTCCTGATCGGCGCCCATGCCCTTATCCAGGCGGATGCGTTATTAACCCGGGATAGGGGGTTTTATACGAATAACTTTCAGGGGCTGAAGATTCTGGCCTAG
- a CDS encoding AbrB/MazE/SpoVT family DNA-binding domain-containing protein — MYTAKLTSKGQITIPKKVRDRMGISEGEAVYFIEEDGVFRIKKAVLESPFDKWVGYIKNPSGKTVDEMIEEMRGR; from the coding sequence ATGTACACCGCCAAGTTGACTTCCAAAGGCCAAATCACGATACCTAAAAAAGTACGGGATCGGATGGGAATTTCCGAAGGCGAAGCGGTCTATTTCATCGAAGAGGATGGTGTTTTCCGCATCAAGAAAGCCGTCCTCGAATCCCCCTTCGACAAGTGGGTCGGTTATATCAAGAATCCCTCCGGAAAGACGGTCGATGAAATGATCGAGGAGATGCGAGGGCGGTGA